From Domibacillus sp. DTU_2020_1001157_1_SI_ALB_TIR_016, a single genomic window includes:
- a CDS encoding HesB/YadR/YfhF family protein, with protein MNIDITNKALKWFKEEMQAAEGDTVRFYVRYGGSSPLHEGFSLGMTKDEPLEPAVTVSHEGVTYFVEEKDVWYFDGHHLKVTYDEKLQEPAFEYINDSAKD; from the coding sequence GTGAACATCGATATAACAAATAAAGCCTTAAAATGGTTTAAAGAAGAAATGCAGGCGGCAGAGGGAGATACCGTCCGCTTTTATGTAAGGTACGGCGGCTCAAGCCCTCTTCATGAAGGTTTCTCACTTGGCATGACAAAAGACGAGCCACTTGAACCAGCCGTAACCGTTTCCCATGAAGGTGTGACCTATTTTGTTGAAGAAAAAGATGTCTGGTACTTTGACGGCCATCATTTAAAAGTCACTTATGATGAGAAGCTGCAGGAGCCTGCTTTTGAGTACATAAATGATTC